A genomic window from Coccinella septempunctata chromosome 9, icCocSept1.1, whole genome shotgun sequence includes:
- the LOC123321160 gene encoding gustatory receptor for sugar taste 43a-like yields MDASSEFSFRIKNKNDIYVTLSDIGGVIMSVLTGIFMGPFKIEALFEIISSLDQVNKLLNEGWSTLKWDKYHSLFFICTVYTVSTFILILDLYSWSERTETNQLSITYVKNYLSFYIFYFVLISQQLAYNNLSLHVKRRVMSLNMILAEEIMRKTEKNDGDFIFWIKMESREPTERFLQKNEAMKLYSKGTNGKILVFPAALEQVEHCVRAINNFFDYPLMIILITCFIHIIITIWGILVSYYTRWLFLIMNIVWIVIQTARLLFVVEPIHSCLFEMSKTKPLVAKLITQADKGDTRSRLDVIVQKVKISNMKFTAAGIVSVTRPMICTIAGAVTTYLVILYQLHSMKRVN; encoded by the exons ATGGATGCTTCCTCTGAATTCTCTTTCagaattaagaataaaaatgacATATACGTAACCCTATCAGACATTGGAGGGGTCATTATGAGCGTCCTCACAGGAATTTTTATGGGTCCTTTCAAGATTGAGGCTCTTTTCGAAATCATAAGCTCCCTAGATCAG GTGAACAAACTGTTGAACGAGGGTTGGTCAACATTGAAATGGGACAAGTACCACTCTCTCTTTTTCATATGTACAGTATACACAGTGTCCACTTTTATACTCATCCTGGACTTATATTCTTGGAGCGAAAGGACTGAAACTAATCAACTCTCTATTACATATGTGAAAAACTATTTATCTTTCTACATTTTCTATTTCGTTCTGATTTCTCAACAATTGGCTTACAACAACTTGTCTTTGCATGTTAAAAGGAGAGTTATGTCCCTGAACATGATACTCGCTGAAGAGATCAtgagaaaaacagaaaaaaacgaTGGAGATTTCATATTTTGGATTAAAATGGAAAGTAGAGAACCCACAGAAAGATTTCTACAGAAAAACGAGGCGATGAAGTTATATTCCA AAGGAACCAATGGTAAAATTCTTGTGTTTCCTGCAGCATTGGAGCAAGTAGAACATTGTGTCAGAGCTATCAACAACTTTTTCGACTATCCCTTAATG attattctcattacatgtTTCATCCACATAATCATTACAATTTGGGGAATACTCGTGAGTTACTATACCAGGTGGCTCTTTCTGATCATGAATATAGTTTGGATTGTTATCCAAACTGCCAGATTGCTTTTCGTCGTAGAACCCATTCATAGTTGCCTTTTCGAG ATGTCAAAAACCAAACCTCTCGTTGCCAAATTAATAACACAGGCAGATAAAGGAGACACACGCAGTCGA CTCGATGTTATAGTTCAAAAGGTTAAAATATCCAATATGAAGTTCACAGCAGCTGGTATAGTTAGCGTGACAAGACCAATGATTTGCACA attgCTGGTGCTGTCACTACTTATTTGGTGATACTGTATCAACTTCACAGTATGAAGAGAGTTaattga
- the LOC123320253 gene encoding uncharacterized protein CG3556 — protein sequence MELFFPVLIWSFFVVCNAVLGADQQTSQTSKATTEGVKYSSEYPEFETSVQKALSWLITQREVDWGWRNDTAKVLTALKLASIQEDLDPILPTQLETELSAKQLEIEIVILLWRHREIPITPPKLAQYALAVSALCKDPREFHGHDLISTLQHHEPVHDLEFAYASLAACSAKSHVRKKQIRRLLDIANTAKDHNIDTVAMTILALRCIVKDHRHRNLQHSLRRPSISLARQQHSDGGFGNIYNTAITMQALQEVPESNSNWNRTAAKAYIESRQDPDGAFTDPGLTADALMALLGKGLGAIRTLDCGKLDPDFDNHVDIDLAKSLSSHGNDSEIRNVTVTYTLWVGSNITENSTISIMAPRNTSFYNVMQMAMEQDPHFTFEASEWPNGHYVHTLAGYKEEPMGYHYWLLYRLPEFPDPSAPPANQLVAPVGVDELLIEEGDHYLFWYKKL from the exons ATGGAGCTTTTTTTTCCCGTTTTGATTTGGTCTTTTTTCGTTGTGTGTAACGCTGTTCTGGGTGCTGATCAGCAAACTTCGCAGACTTCAAAAG CTACCACAGAGGGTGTGAAATACTCTAGCGAGTATCCAGAATTCGAAACTAGCGTCCAGAAGGCCCTGTCATGGCTGATTACCCAGAGGGAGGTGGATTGGGGTTGGAGAAACGACACTGCCAAGGTGTTGACAGCCCTTAAACTGGCCTCGATACAAGAAGATCTGGATCCCATTTTACCCACGCAGCTCGAAACAGAACTTTCCGCCAAACAGCTGGAAATAGAGATCGTCATATTGCTATGGAG ACATAGGGAAATTCCGATAACTCCACCAAAGCTAGCCCAATATGCACTAGCAGTGAGTGCCCTGTGCAAGGATCCAAGGGAGTTCCATGGACATGATCTCATAAGCACCCTGCAACACCATGAACCAGTACACGACTTGGAGTTTGCTTACGCTAGCTTAGCAGCTTGTAGCGCCAAATCTCATGTCAGGAAGAAGCAGATAAGAAGGCTTTTGGACATTGCCAACACTGCTAAAGACCATAACATAG ATACGGTTGCCATGACAATATTGGCTCTGCGCTGCATAGTCAAGGACCACAGGCACAGAAACTTGCAGCATTCCCTGCGTAGACCATCGATCAGTCTGGCCAGACAGCAGCATAGCGATGGTGGCTTTGGAAACATCTACAATACAGCTATTACCATGCAG GCCCTTCAAGAAGTGCCAGAAAGCAACTCAAACTGGAACAGAACGGCTGCAAAGGCTTACATAGAGAGTCGTCAGGACCCCGATGGTGCTTTCACAGATCCTGGACTCACAGCTGACGCCTTGATGGCTTTGCTCGGCAAAGGACTCGGTGCCATAAGGACATTAGATTGCGGTAAACTAGATCCAGACTTCGATAACCATG TCGACATAGACCTGGCCAAATCGCTCTCATCTCATGGCAATGATTCTGAGATAAGGAACGTCACAGTGACTTACACCCTCTGGGTAGGTTCCAACATAACAGAAAACTCTACCATATCCATCATGGCTCCCAGAAACACCTCTTTCTACAACGTTATGCAGATGGCGATGGAACAAGATCCACACTTCACTTTCGAAGCATCCGAGTGGCCGAATGGTCACTATGTCCACACCCTTGCTGGGTACAAAGAGGAACCTATGGGGTACCACTACTGGCTACTCTACAGGCTGCCTGAATTTCCCGACCCCAGTGCTCCTCCAGCCAACCAGCTAGTCGCTCCAGTCG GCGTTGACGAGCTCTTGATAGAGGAAGGAGATCACTACCTCTTCTGGTACAAGAAACTGTAA